The DNA region TCTCTAAGGAGAGTTAAGACTCAGGTAACGCGACTGTGGAGCcacatctcttattttttatttattttggtgtgggattgaactcgggggtgctctaccactgagctacactcctggccatttttattttgggttttgaaacatggtctctctgagttgctgaggctggccttgaacttatgatcctccccTCATGCCTGGCAGTAGGAAGAGTGGAGCATGTGCATTGGGGTCAGCCTGCAGCAGTTCAAGGGTAGGGCTTCCagttgatttttattattgtttggtacccgggattgaactcaggagcactcaaccactgagccacatccccagccctattttgtattttatttggagacagcatctcactgagttgctaagcacctcgccattgccgaggctggatttgaacttgagatcctcctgcctcagcctcctgagctgctgggattgtggggtgtgcaccaccgcacctggcaggGCTTGCGATTTATTTGTGATCTCCAACCAGAGACTGTGCCCCTTTGtgaggattttctttcttttagtgctggggctggaacctccagcatgctaggcaagggctccaccccTGGGCTACAGCCCAGatcttttttcatcatttttttttttggagggttgTTATTGGCAGTATCTATCCCTCTGGGTTATTGACATGAACATAAAACACTGAGCCGCACACCCAGCCCATAGCTGGCGCTCAGGCATGGGACTTGGGAGGACAATGATCACAGCAGATAGTTTCCAGGTGCCCCCAAGCTTCTGGCACTATTCTAAGTGCTTGTTCCCAGTGTCCGCACCTTGGATCCAGAAGGCCAGGACTCTTACTCCCACTTTACAGGTGAGAACACTAAAGGACCCCAGGGTATCAGCAAATTTCAGCAGAGCCTGGAGGGATCACAGGGAGCTGAGCCCTTTTATGGCTCTATGGCAGCACCCTACCCGGCCCAGCCCACCGGAGGCTGGCACCGtctcctctttgtttcttctttctgtttgtcTCTGGACACCAACCCAGAGTCTCAGGCCCTTGGGTTCCTTTGAAAGGGTTGGGGACTTACTAAGGACAGATTCTGGGATCAACCTTTGGACACGCGGAATCTACAGGACTGGGAGGTGGGGGATGGGCAGGGATGGCGTTTTTTTCCTGATACAGGAAGTCTgcagccccccctccccccaaggtATTAGCTTCTCCCTGTCACCAGGGATGCTGAATCTGGATGAGGGCCTGGCCCACATCAGCCAGAGCTTCCTCCCTGGTCCCTGGGGAACTGAGTCCTGCTGCCCAGGGTGGGTGGTGAGGGGACCTGTGGGGTTCAGTATTCaagcattaaaaaaaactctGTCCCAGGATGATGCTCAGGAAAAGTTAAGCAGTGGCCCTGATGGTTATTGTTACTTTACTGTTGCTTCCCCGGTGCCATGTGGCCACACCAGCCCCACCTTCTTAGTGCCTTCTCTAGGCAGAAGAGCTCTTAAAGCCTGTCTCAATGTCCCAAGGGCAGCTCAGGCGTTCAGGGCTGCAGCTTCTGAATATTAGAGGGACTAGAGGGACTGGTGGGGGTCGGCAAGTGCTGGGCTCCAATGCCCATGCTGTCTGGGACAGTTTCCTAGGGATTCCAGGTCCACTGGAgactctgggggctgggggagagagagagagagagagacagacagacagagagagacagacagacagagaggtGAGAGACAGAGAGTCTGGAGCCAGGTCCTCATCAGGGCTGGAAGCTCAGGATGGAGGGCCAGTGTCTACCCTCCTGGCCCCAGGCCTCCTCCAGCTCTCCCCTGTACGAGGATGGGGGAGCTGCCTCTGCCAAAGACTGGAGCACAGTGCCCTCTGGTGGTCACACCCTTAGGTTCCGGGGTTAAGGGAAAGGACCCATGGTTGAGCTGACTGCTGGGATCTGGGTGTATTCCCAGGACTAGATCAGGCATCAGAGACCCAGGAGTTGAGAGCAGAGATGCTGCCTGGTGTCTGGACAGGTCAGGGGTCAGGGCTCAGGATGATTTTCACACCGATCAGGGGCCCCCTCCTCTAGAAAGGCCTCCGGGACCCTCAGTATGGGTCAGGAGCTGCCTCTGGGATCCTCCCAGGTCCCTGAGATCTGTGGCTGCCATTGCCAGGTGATATATTTGTCACCCCACTGGACTGGGAGCTTGTGGCAGAGTCTGGGGTCACCTCCATCACAGCTGTGACCCCAGCACGTGCCCACAGGGCTGGCAACTATGATGGTCTAGGAATAGTGAACGTGCTGTTGATCTCTCCCAGCTCTCTGCCTTGAAGTGACAGCTCTAGATCCTCTGCTGGGGGGTGTCCCCCAGCCTGCCCCCACTTCAGGTTGTCCACAGCCTGAGACCCACCTTACCCTCTCTCCCTGATGGGTTCATGGCTTGGAGCTCAACATCAGGGAGGGACATGGAACATTATGACTAAATGGGACATTTGTTTGTTCATCAAATAATTTGGAATACCTGCTATTTATCATGGCTTttttggggagtggggtggggactGGATCTCACTATAtttgtgaggctggcctcaaattcctgggcttaagagatcctcttgcctgagcctcccaagtaggaCTTCATGTCCTATTTTGGGTAGTAGGGATGAGACCGTGTCCTACTGTGTGGAGGCAGGCTAAAGAACTAAATATCCACATAAGGTGGTAACAGACTATGGTATGTGTTCAGAAGAAAAACATGGTATTTCAGAAGACAGAGTATGGGGGCTGCTATTTTACCTAGGGTTGTgtctgaggaggtgacattgaATCAGAGACCTTAATGACGTGAAGAATGGAGCCATGAGGGCATAATAGGAGGAGCATTTTAGGCAGGAGAACAGCAAATGCAAAGGTCCTGTGGCTGAAGTGAGGCTGGAATATTCTGGGAACAGGGTGAAGGCTGGTGTGCAAAGTTAGCCAAGGAAgttggagaaggaaagagggacaaGAGGTCAGAAATGTGATGGGTGTTGGGGAAGGttggagcagggcctggggggcATTAAGACTGTACTTTAATCGAATTGTGTCAGAAGCCATTGGAAGTTTCGACAGTTTCATGCAATAAATGTTTTGCACAACCTGTTTCAGCTACTTGTGAACAGATTTGGTGGGCAGGGAGAAAGACCACGGATGCAGCTGCTGGGACTGTGCAGGCAGGTGACAATGATGGACAGGACCAGGGTTGAGGCCATGGAGTGGAGGAGAGTGGGCCCACCCTGGGTCTATTTTGTGAATATAGAAATAATAGAATGGGCTTGGTATGTTTCCGGAAAAGGAGTCAAAGATGATTTATTGCACTAATACAACATCCATTTTCTTTACACTGGCCTGCAAGCCCCTACATGATCTGGGTGCTCACTCTCTTCCCAACCTTGTCTTGTTCTCACTCTGCTTCAGTCACATTAGCATTCTTAGCAAACTTTGAGCATGCCAAGCTTTTTCTCACCCCAGGGACTTTGCACTGGATGATCTCTGTGTCAGACatgtccccccccccgccccctgtAGTATAGAGCTGGTAACTTCCGTGTCTCAGCTCAAATGTCAGTTCAGAAACTACTTCTTCAAAtcactcaattttattttctgtatagcACTTATCACTCTGAAACAATCTTATCcaattaatttccattttgtcCTCTGTCTTCCTCAACTTTTTGATAGCAGAGACTTTGTTTTGATCATTGCTGTACTTTTAGGGTCTAGTggaatgcctggcacatagcgggtgctcaataaataaacaaaggcattgaTTAAATCTGTGCCTATTCCATGCTGGTTTACACGTTAGAGACAAGAAGGCACAGACGAGAATAGACGACAGACCCCACGGGTCATCCACATACCCTGGGGAGATCTACAAGCTGGGGACAACCTGCTCCCGCGTCGGCGGTgccaggaggaaggaaagagcccCTGCTGGGAACTGGGCACCTCCAGGGAGGGGCGGGAAGGATGCTATGGTGGGGAGGAGCCCAGCCCCGCCCTGTATCCTCAGCAGCCAATGGGCGCGCTGTCTTCCCGACGCCCCCTGGGACGTGTAGTCCCTGCAGGGGCGCCCTCGGGCGCAGCCGCTCGCCCCTAGACTCCACGTCCCGTCGTGCGCCGGGAGGCGCGGGGATTGGCTgagccccgcccccggcccgcccCGCTCGGCTCGCGCCGCAGCCCCAAGAATGAATGAAATCGTAGCGCGCTGGGCGGCAGAGCGGGCGGCGCAGGCCGGGCTGGGCCCGCGCGCGGCGGCAGCGGCGCCCCGGGCCGGAGGCGGCCCAGCCGAGCGGGCCATGGCTACCGCCATTCAGAACCCGCTCAAGTCGTGAGTGTCCCCGCCGTCCCCGCCCCGCGTCCGGACCCCATCTCCAGGAGCCCTTCCCCCgccctccctggggctggggagggggaccTCAGCTCGCGGATGGGAGTTGAATGGGGGTCCCCAGATCGCCTCCACGCCTCTGGGGGCCTGCCACCCCCAGTCGTCCCTTGGGGTTAGGGACGGGAGCCCTTCCAGGGTCGCGGGGGCGCCTCTTCTTTGTCGCTGTCAGTGAAGGAATGTGGCGCGGGCTAGGGGGTGGCGGAGGCCTGTTCCCCACCCAGAGTGGGGGTAGGGGCTTCCCTCTCCTCCATGTCTCCTCCTCAGTGtctctgggggagggagggggcctgCCCCAGACGGGGCTGGAAGCACCAACACCGAAGTCCGGACCTCGGTCTCCAGGGTTTCCATCACCCTCTTCCTCCCGTCAGAGcatctttctccttccccctcGTTCTCCGGGGACCCCGACCCGTGCGGCCGCAGGGTGGGGGCTGAGACGTCGGGGATCCCTCGTTTGATCCCTATGGTCTCCGCTCTTCCCTCCCCGGGTCTCCAGGACCTAGCAGCCCCGACGCCGCGGTCAGCTTGGAGCGGGgcatccctccctctccccgtccatgcacatctaaagaGAGCACCTCCTGCCTATCCCCTGGGGACGGTGCCTCGGGAGGGGTGCTGGGAGCGCCCTCAGTCTCCGGGgattccctccctctcccagtgCCTGCGCCTCTCCTCTGAACGTTGGCTCCTCTGCGGGCCCAGCGGCTGGGAACTCGTCCGTCTGGGTCCGAGCCCAGCCCCTCCCACCGCTCCCAGCTCCTGGCCATCCCCTgctctctccacctctctcctctcctctctccggctccctctctcccttcctcttcggAATCCCGGACTCCCGGGTTCCAGCGCTCCCCCGCCCCCTTTCCCAGGCGGTGACAGCCGGCTTCGAGTGACAGGCTCACGGCCACTCCCGCCCTCTCCCCCGCAGGCGAGCGCGgcactcccctccccctcctccggGGCCTGCTGGAACAGGCGGAGAGCGAGCGCCCGCGGCGTCGCACAAAGGGGCCGGGGCgacctcccccctcccccccagcccCGTGCGCTGGCTGCCTTGACCTTGAGCACACAGTGCTGGGATGGACGTGTGGGTGGGGAACGCCCCCCACTCATTCACTAGGAGGGCTGTGTCTGGTGGCGGGATCAAAGGCCCCAGTCACTTCTGGTTTCTGGAGTGGGTGGATAGGGTTGGGGTGGGAGTTGGGGTAGGGGCCTGGGGGGCGGGGACTTACAGGCACGTGCCTACACTTGAGGTGGCTTTTCTGTGAGCCCAGGGCGGGGAGAGGTGTCTGGGGCTTCGGTCCGTGTGAGCTGGTGGATGGTGGTGATACTTCTGCTTCCCTCACCCTAAGTCCCACACCCAGACAGATGACTTTCCTGTGAGGGGCCCCCAAACTGTCCGGACAGTTGGTCGCTTTCCAGACATCCAGGCCCCTCAGACTGACCAAACCTACACGTTTGCGCTGAGGAGGCGTGGTGTCAGCTGCAGGGTCCTGGAGGCCAAGAGCAGGAGCCAGCTGGATGCTGGGCTTGGGGGCCCTGGAGAGGGAGAGTGCCGCTCTTAGGTCGCCTTCCAAGGGGTCCACAGGGGTGAAGGTGACCCATTTGCTCCCAAAGAATGCTGGAGTCAAATTCCCGTGGGAGCTGGAGCCTGGAGCTGCCTGAATTCACTCTCTCTTGAGCCATTAATTTTCTCCTTCTGAGCCTCAGCTTTACCATCTGTGAATTGGGGAGTCTAACAGTTATTATACCTCATGGGGTGGTGGTGAGGCTTAAAGGacattaattgattgattgaacccatgggcactttaccactgagatttgtcccagccccccccccccttattttattttgagacagggtctcactaagttgctgaggctggccttgaacttgtgattctcctgcctcagactccctccccacccccagtaactgggattacatgtgctACTTGCTGAGTAGCAGTGATTACTGATAGTAGTATAAATAGATTAATCAATACTGATTTCTATTATGGGCCAACTCCCACATAGGgtactgggactggggctgggagaTTGTTTGAGAATTGACTTGTGAGGTCAAGTTCACGGGGAAGTGTATGGGAAAGGGTCTGCGAAGGTGACAGGgtaaagaaagggagggagagtcCTCTACAAGGGGCAGCCTGGACTTCTGGGTATCTGTACTGTGGCTCCACTTGGTGGATTGGAAGCCGAAAgcctggggtggggcaggagtGAGCTGGAGCTTCTGAGGCCTGAGGTGTGGGGAGCAAGCCAAGGGGGATGTGCTGGGGTTCTGGagggtgatgggaggggagagaggaaggtgaAGGTCACCCTCTGAGCCCAGCAGTGTATCTGGGGTGGGTCTTATGGTGAATAGGGTAGGGTGGCTACTAGAGGGACCAGAGACCAGAGTGATCAAGAGGATGCCTATGTCCCTCACTCAATCCTCTTGTCACTTTGGGCTGGAAGTGAATCCAACACCTACTCCCTCATGAGATTGAGGAGGGACAATTCAAGGTCTTACCTGGCTtagctggggggcgggggggggggagtttgTGGAAATCTACAggttatggtgtgtgtgtgtgtgtgtgtgtgtgtgtctgtgtgtctgtgtgtaaagACTGGATGAGCTTTGTGTGACTTAGTAGGTCAGCTCATTTTCTGGGGATCCTTTAGGTTAGAGTCTGAATGGGTGATagtgggagagaaaagaaggttAAGTCTCTTGGGAATGGATGTCTCAGTGTGTGTGTCCTTTCCTCAGTCCCATCTTCAAACAGCTGCTAGGGCCTAAGGGCATGTAAAGTCCCCTTCCTCAGATTcaattttaaggccagccttagcaacttagccaggccctcagtaacttagtgagactttatctcaaaatagaaaataaaaaaggctggtgatgtcattcagtggtaaagtgcccctgggttaaattgccagtacaaaaaaaaaaaaaaaaagaaatggagagaacTGTCTTGCACATGGTGGGTGCTCCATGTATTTACTCAAcatacatttattgagcatctaccatgTGCAGGCATTATTCTTTCTAATAAGGTATCACCATTTTATATCTCAAATTTTTATATCAGATCCTTTCTGTACATCTCAGATCCTCTCTGGGGGAATACATGAATATATTGAGCACTTTTTACCTGCCAGGTACAttgcatttatttacttgtttatttatgtgtttattttttgtttctggggattgggcccagagcccagagctttCAGatactcactgagccacacccaggtCCCTTTAAAAACACTTTACCCATGTTTTGTGCCACCGCTCTCTggttccctctctccctgcctgagctctttctcttttcttctcacttgaataaatcctactcttttatgctaaaacattttttattcatgtttatcatttaatcctcatgacagTCCATGAGCACgatccttattttatagataaggaaactgaggcccagaaatgTTGTCCAGGATCCCAAGCcagcaagtggcagagctgggatctgaACCCAGAGGTGTGGCTACAGCTGCTAACAAGGACTGCTGCTGTCCGGCCAGCGGGAGGAGTTGAGCAGGGTGGGGTGGTTGACGGTGGCTGGGGTGAGCGAGGACCCTGGGGCAGGGCAGGCTTCTCTAAGTTGTGGGTTAGGTGCCAGTGAGCCAGGCGTCTGTGCGGGCACCTGCGAGATATTAAAGGGTGTGTGCGCGAGTAGTTGTGTGAGTGCCTGTGAAACGGCGTGAGTGGGAGTGTGCGGGAGGCTGCGAATGTGTGTGTAAACTGCGATGTGCGGGTGTGCGCGAGGCCAGGTGTGCAGGTGCGAGCGTGTGCACGTGGGACGAGGATGTGTGTGAGTGAGCGTGTGTGAGTGACGCGAGCTCCGCCCTCCCCCCCGGGTTCCGCGGGGCCGGGGTCGAGACTACGGCTCCCAGCATGGCTCGGGCGGGCCCGCCCCTCCGCCGTGATTGGCTGCGGTCCGCATGCTCCCGCCCCCCGGGAATGAATGGATGGGCGGCCTCAGCGCCCGCCCGACCGCTGGGAGGACCGACCCGCCGGGGACCTGCTGGGGGCAGGACCCGGGGAGCAAGATGGCCACGgtcatccccagccccctgaggtGGTGCGGGCCGGCGGGAGGCGCGGGAGGGCGCGCGCGGGTCTGCGCCtgcttgtgtgtgtctgtgtggcggctgggggtggggccgATGGGGTGTCAAGGGGGCTGTCACCGTGTGCCGGGCTGTGCGGGGGTGCGAGTGTGTGTGACTATGGGTCTGTGGCAAGAATGGTGTCCGACGCGCTGCCTGGAGGGGTGGAGGACGTGGAGGGACTCTGGGTCCTTTTTGGGAAAGGGGGTCATCGTCCTTGCCCCGCAAACCCTGGGTTTGGGAGAGggtaaaatgggctggggatgccaGGGCCTTGGTAAACTCGAGTGGAGTCCACACTACCTTTGTCTTGGGATGTGGAGTGTATGGAGTATGTGTGActtgtgctcttttttttttttttttttttttttgatttgagTGTGGTTATGAATATGGTCTCTTTTATTCTACACTACATGTCTTCGGATATTTGGGTCTTTGAGTGTGTGCATATGAACGCCGGGTTTGTCTTGTGTCTTGTGCCTTTGGATATGTAGGTATGTATTTgtaagtttttgtgtgaatatgAGTGGATCTGACTGCTACTGTGTGTTATATGCGTGTATCTGTATGTGTTTGGATATGAATTTTAGATATTGGTTTCTATGTTGTGTATCTTTGTGAATATGTGTGTACCTGTGTGGATCTCTGTGATTTCTTTGTGCCTGGATATTGTGTGTGTGATTTGTGTTGTGTCTTTGGATAAGTGTGTAAGTGCATATGTGCGTAATTTATTTCTATAGTCCCTGTCTTTTGGCATTTGTGTAACTATATGTGTTCTTTGGATGAGTGTGTGTGATGTGCTTGTGGGTCTTTGTGGTGTGGGTGATTTGTTCAGTGTTGTGTATTTGGATATGTGATGTGTATTTGTGCATAAATATTTGTGTAGTTTTCTACACTGTGTAACttggattatttgtgtttttcaggAGATatttgtgtgtgcacgtgtgtgagATTTGTCTGTTTCTCCTTTGTGAGTATTGGGATATGTCTCTCTTTGTGTGTGAATCTCGTGTGACTTTGTGCGGTTTATGTTGTGAGTTTCTATGTGTTCATGTATGGATGGGTCCCCGTGTGGTTTTGTCTGCTTCTATATTATCCACTCCTTAGCTGGAGGCCCGCTGGAGTCTTAGGTTGGgggtcccctcccccacccggGGTCCTGGAGAGACGGGAGGGGAGATTTGAGGTTGCAGGGGTTTGTCTATCCTCCCAGACCAGCGGGAGCTCAAGGCCGGGGGCGGGGTACTGGGCTTCCTTGCTCCTGCCCTTGCTGACAGCTGCCCGCCCGCTCCTCGCCCCGTAGCCTAGGCGAGGACTTCTACCGCGAGGCCATCGAGCACTGCCGCAGCTACAACGCGCGCCTGTGCGCCGAGCGCAGCCTGCGCCTGCCCTTCCTCGACTCGCAGACCGGTGTGGCCCAAAACAACTGCTACATCTGGATGGAGAAGACCCACCGCGGCCCCGGTACCTgctgggagggaggggtggggcggAGCCCAGCTTCCGGGCTGCATTCTTACCGCCCCGGTTGCTCTAGGTTTGGCCCCAGGACAGATCTACACCTATCCCGCCCGCTGTTGGAGGAAGAAACGGAGACTCAACATCCTAGAGGACCCCAGACTCCGACCCTGCGAGTACAAGATCGGTGGGTGGAACTGCGTCCCGTGCCTGCTGTGGCCCCATCAATGCCCCCAACCTCCTGATGAGTGTGTGAGAGCACTGCTTTTTATCTTCCTGAGTGTCTGAATAGCCGGAGGTGTCTGCTCCGGAGTCTTGGGTTTTACAGCTTTCTTTGAGTCACTGAACTTCCAACTGTGTCTCCTCTTTTACCTGCCTGATATGCAGGACACAGAGGTGTGTGTTAGGTGTGTCTAAATGTATCAAGTCTCTGACTAATCTCCCTGCCTGGGAGCTGGGATGCATCTGAATTTGTTTCCTTCTGTGGGTGCCTCAGAGCATCCAGCTGTTTATCTccatgtgtgcatgagtgtgtgtgtgtggccataACTTTCCATCCACAGCGGAGTGTATCGGTGGGTGTCTGTTTCTAGGTGTTTCCAGGTGTGTCCAACGGTGTATTTCTTCTTGGGCATGTCTGGTGCCTTAGCACAGCCAGCTCTAACAGGGTGTCTGGGCACATCAGGGCATCGGGCTATCTCTTCCTGTGGGGGTCCGATGCTTCCCCATGTCTGGGGGGATCTCTTCCCATCAGTGCCTTCGTCTGACTTACTTGTATTTCCTCACGTGCGTGCTGGTCCACAGAGTGTTTGGACTGAGCACTTCTTGAAGGGATCCAGGAAATCAAAGACTCCAGTGGTTCTCTTCCTCTGTCCTGGTGTCTCCAAGTGTCTGGATGTCCTCAGGATTACTGCACTGCTCATCTGTCTGTCTCTGCCTGTGTCTGACTGCCTTGCTGGGACTGTCTGTATGTCTGTGTATTTGTCCATCTGAGTGAGTCTCCCTGGGCATGTTTGTATGTTTCTAGGTGGACTGTGTGTTTCCCATAGAGAGTGAAGTATATCTGTGGGTCTAATTATCTCTTTTTGGGTGTCTCTGGACCTATCCGAGGGTCTGGATCTGTCTTCCTCATGTGTCCAGATATATCTAGGGTCTGGGTGTGTCTGGGTGTCTGGGTGTATCTGAGAGCCTGGTTGTGGCTCTTCCTTTGGGGGTTGAACTGTTGCAGCTTATCTGTCTGCATCTTCCCTGTGCATGTCTATGTGTATCCTGTTGTAGTTATGGATCTGTTTGGGTGTATCTGAGGGACTGGCTGGGATCCCTCATGGATGTAGGTATTTGTGAGGGTCTGGGCATGTCCCATGGTCTGTGTTGTGCCTAAGGGTTTCTGTGTACTCAGGATTGGGACCTAAGTGTATTCAGTAGATGTGAGGGTGTGGCTGTGTGTGGTTGTCCCCCCGCCCCATCCTTCCCCTAGCTATGTGTTGAATATTTGTGTTGGTTGCTGGTTCTGTGTGGGAAAGACCATTGACTCCCAGCCTGGGCAATCTGAGGACAGTCTCTTTACTTGACACCCCTTCTACCTGGTACCCTGTTTCCAGACTGTGAGGCACCCCTGAAGAAGGAAGGTGGCCTTCCAGAAGGGCCAGTCCTCGAGGCTCTGCTGTGTGCTGAGACAGGGGAGAAGAAGGTCgagctgaaggaggaggagaccaTTATGGACTGTCAGGTGGGACTGCCCTTTGGGGACCCCAGCTGTAATCTCCTCTCACCCCTGTTACCTCCCTGGCATGTCATGTTCCTGCTCTGAAACCTCCCCTAGCTCCCTAGGGCCTTTGGGTTCCTTAAGTTTCCATCTTCTCAGACCTCCTTGACTTTTGGGAAGACCCCTGACTTGCCCTCTGACTCCCAGTCTGTAGCAGATCAGGGTCCCCATTCCCTTGACGCTAATTGCCCTTCTCCTGGTGCCCAGAAACAGCAGTTGCTGGAGTTCCCACATGATCTCGAGGTGGAAGACTTGGAGGATGACATTCCCAGGAGGAAGAACAGGGCCAAAGGAAAGGTATCACCCCACAGCTTCTTCTTGCCCTGACCCTACAGCGACAgatcccatttattgagtgtGCATGGTGGTCAGCCCCTGCCACAAGTCTGACCTCATTCAATCCCTAGAGCAGTCTGAAGGGGTAGGAGATTTTATACCcgttttacagttgaggaaactgaggttcatgTAGATTAAACTATTTGAAAAGCAGAGATCATGTGGTGGGTTAAAATTGTCTTCATATCTGTACTACAGGTGAGGAAACCCAACTTCAGAGGTCCAAGTCTTCATTACTAGCAAGTTCACAAGTTGCTTGGgggagatttattttattattattattattattattattattattattattattaatcattatgctggggatagaacccagggcctcctgcatgctaggcaagtgctctaccactgagctacaccccagccccataaaacagatttttgtattttggcAAGTTGATATTCAAGCACAAATGATGAACATTCTCTAGGGCTCCTCGCTTTCGGGGTCCCTCACTCCTGACCCTTCCCCCAGGCATATGGCATCGGGGGTCTACGGAAACGCCAGGACACCGCTTCCCTGGAGGACCGAGACAAGCCGTATGTCTGTGATAGTGAGTCCTTCTgaagagggggacagagagagacagagagagagagagagagagacagagagagagagaaagagagtgtgtGTGGCCCAGAGACCTCTCCCCTGGCGGCGGTGCCCTCCTGTCCCggggtggggatggggctccAGGGAGGGGGCCGGGGGCCTGGGGTGCGATGGGAGGCCGGATGGGAGGCCGGGCGGAGGCTGACCCGCGCCCCTGCCCTCCAGTCTGTGGGAAGCGGTATAAGAACCGGCCGGGGCTGAGCTACCACTACACCCACACCCACCTGGccgaggaggagggggaggagcacGCCGAGCGCCACGCCCTGCCCTTCCACCGGAAAAACAACCACAAACGTGAGCCCCAGGCCGGGTCGCGGGTGGTGAGGCCCCGGGTGGGCAGGGGGCGGGAGGAGCCTGGTGGCGgcctgggagggggtgggggccCTCAGACATTTCTGGAAAATCTCCAGCCCGGCGGTTCCCTCCCCCACCGACCATGGGGGATGCTGGCTCTGGCGTTGCCATGGCAACCAACCATCTCTCCCTCGCTCCCGGCCGGGCGTAATATTTCTGGGTCTGATTTATTGTTTCAATtagagcctggggagggggtgatAGATGATCCCCTCCCTCCCgggcctcccttcctcctctcggCTGGGCTGTGACCGAGGCCAGGGTGGGTGACCTGCAGCCCTGGGCGGCGCCCCGTGCCCACCCCACACTGCGGTGCCCACC from Urocitellus parryii isolate mUroPar1 chromosome 15, mUroPar1.hap1, whole genome shotgun sequence includes:
- the Dpf1 gene encoding zinc finger protein neuro-d4 isoform X1; protein product: MATAIQNPLKSLGEDFYREAIEHCRSYNARLCAERSLRLPFLDSQTGVAQNNCYIWMEKTHRGPGLAPGQIYTYPARCWRKKRRLNILEDPRLRPCEYKIDCEAPLKKEGGLPEGPVLEALLCAETGEKKVELKEEETIMDCQKQQLLEFPHDLEVEDLEDDIPRRKNRAKGKAYGIGGLRKRQDTASLEDRDKPYVCDICGKRYKNRPGLSYHYTHTHLAEEEGEEHAERHALPFHRKNNHKQFYKELAWVPEAQRKHTAKKAPDGTVIPNGYCDFCLGGSKKTGCPEDLISCADCGRSGHPSCLQFTVNMTAAVRTYRWQCIECKSCSLCGTSENDGASWAGLTPQDQLLFCDDCDRGYHMYCLSPPMAEPPEGSWSCHLCLRHLKEKASAYITLT
- the Dpf1 gene encoding zinc finger protein neuro-d4 isoform X8 encodes the protein MATAIQNPLKSLGEDFYREAIEHCRSYNARLCAERSLRLPFLDSQTGVAQNNCYIWMEKTHRGPGLAPGQIYTYPARCWRKKRRLNILEDPRLRPCEYKIDCEAPLKKEGGLPEGPVLEALLCAETGEKKVELKEEETIMDCQQLLEFPHDLEVEDLEDDIPRRKNRAKGKAYGIGGLRKRQDTASLEDRDKPYVCDICGKRYKNRPGLSYHYTHTHLAEEEGEEHAERHALPFHRKNNHKPKKAPDGTVIPNGYCDFCLGGSKKTGCPEDLISCADCGRSGHPSCLQFTVNMTAAVRTYRWQCIECKSCSLCGTSENDDQLLFCDDCDRGYHMYCLSPPMAEPPEGSWSCHLCLRHLKEKASAYITLT
- the Dpf1 gene encoding zinc finger protein neuro-d4 isoform X10, encoding MATAIQNPLKSLGEDFYREAIEHCRSYNARLCAERSLRLPFLDSQTGVAQNNCYIWMEKTHRGPGLAPGQIYTYPARCWRKKRRLNILEDPRLRPCEYKIDCEAPLKKEGGLPEGPVLEALLCAETGEKKVELKEEETIMDCQAYGIGGLRKRQDTASLEDRDKPYVCDICGKRYKNRPGLSYHYTHTHLAEEEGEEHAERHALPFHRKNNHKQFYKELAWVPEAQRKHTAKKAPDGTVIPNGYCDFCLGGSKKTGCPEDLISCADCGRSGHPSCLQFTVNMTAAVRTYRWQCIECKSCSLCGTSENDDQLLFCDDCDRGYHMYCLSPPMAEPPEGSWSCHLCLRHLKEKASAYITLT
- the Dpf1 gene encoding zinc finger protein neuro-d4 isoform X6 — translated: MATAIQNPLKSLGEDFYREAIEHCRSYNARLCAERSLRLPFLDSQTGVAQNNCYIWMEKTHRGPGLAPGQIYTYPARCWRKKRRLNILEDPRLRPCEYKIDCEAPLKKEGGLPEGPVLEALLCAETGEKKVELKEEETIMDCQKQQLLEFPHDLEVEDLEDDIPRRKNRAKGKAYGIGGLRKRQDTASLEDRDKPYVCDICGKRYKNRPGLSYHYTHTHLAEEEGEEHAERHALPFHRKNNHKPKKAPDGTVIPNGYCDFCLGGSKKTGCPEDLISCADCGRSGHPSCLQFTVNMTAAVRTYRWQCIECKSCSLCGTSENDDQLLFCDDCDRGYHMYCLSPPMAEPPEGSWSCHLCLRHLKEKASAYITLT
- the Dpf1 gene encoding zinc finger protein neuro-d4 isoform X3; the protein is MATAIQNPLKSLGEDFYREAIEHCRSYNARLCAERSLRLPFLDSQTGVAQNNCYIWMEKTHRGPGLAPGQIYTYPARCWRKKRRLNILEDPRLRPCEYKIDCEAPLKKEGGLPEGPVLEALLCAETGEKKVELKEEETIMDCQKQQLLEFPHDLEVEDLEDDIPRRKNRAKGKAYGIGGLRKRQDTASLEDRDKPYVCDICGKRYKNRPGLSYHYTHTHLAEEEGEEHAERHALPFHRKNNHKQFYKELAWVPEAQRKHTAKKAPDGTVIPNGYCDFCLGGSKKTGCPEDLISCADCGRSGHPSCLQFTVNMTAAVRTYRWQCIECKSCSLCGTSENDDQLLFCDDCDRGYHMYCLSPPMAEPPEGSWSCHLCLRHLKEKASAYITLT